Proteins from a single region of Candidatus Kryptoniota bacterium:
- a CDS encoding acyloxyacyl hydrolase — MKHKFVMLIAVFLFHHQSADSQTFSSGDHWYTNPLGFSPLELHAANGFLLPAAAVAACLIFTKDDTSLTNGNALYNEDGISWGYKIPHTTLFQNSTGISHALRRWMSVGLEICLYNVMDEYNNTGGVGVRPFARFYPLTEKRWRLYFESGVGIIYFFDNFPKPTIADSRLGTHWNATSKYGIGSEINLDSSTSIVIGARHVHVSNGNVLGVDRNPSHDSNGFFVGFSYRPANQ, encoded by the coding sequence ATGAAGCACAAGTTTGTCATGTTAATTGCCGTCTTTTTGTTCCATCATCAGTCTGCAGATTCACAAACTTTTTCATCAGGCGATCACTGGTACACTAACCCGCTCGGTTTCTCGCCGCTTGAATTGCATGCCGCGAACGGATTTCTATTGCCTGCGGCTGCGGTGGCGGCTTGCCTCATCTTCACGAAAGACGATACTTCACTGACAAACGGAAATGCCCTTTATAACGAAGACGGAATATCGTGGGGGTACAAGATTCCTCACACGACGCTGTTCCAGAATAGTACCGGCATTTCACACGCTCTGCGGAGATGGATGAGCGTCGGTCTGGAAATATGCTTATATAATGTAATGGACGAGTATAATAACACCGGCGGGGTCGGAGTACGACCGTTCGCGCGTTTCTATCCGTTAACTGAAAAAAGATGGAGGTTGTATTTTGAATCGGGAGTGGGAATCATTTATTTCTTCGACAACTTTCCTAAACCCACAATTGCCGACTCCAGACTCGGGACACATTGGAATGCCACTTCAAAGTATGGTATCGGAAGCGAAATAAATCTCGACTCCTCGACATCTATCGTGATCGGTGCAAGACATGTTCATGTATCGAACGGAAATGTCCTCGGTGTAGATCGCAATCCGTCTCATGACAGCAACGGTTTCTTCGTGGGATTTTCATATAGGCCGGCGAATCAATAA
- a CDS encoding methyltransferase domain-containing protein: MKRSRNGVCPVERAGSLDSKLRKWFQNPRKILSPYIKEGMTVLDVGCGPGFFSIEMAKMVGTGGKVISADLQEGMLVELARKIRGTELERIIKRVQCAKDSINVSDRVDFILAFYMAHEVPDKSSLFRQLKEVLNVDGKILLVEPKFFHVSREEFESTTTLAESIGFNVHRGPRLPFSWSAVLMNA, translated from the coding sequence ATGAAACGCAGTCGAAACGGGGTTTGCCCGGTTGAACGAGCCGGTTCACTTGACAGCAAATTGAGAAAGTGGTTTCAGAATCCGCGAAAGATACTTTCGCCTTACATCAAAGAAGGAATGACTGTTCTCGATGTCGGTTGCGGTCCGGGATTTTTCTCGATTGAAATGGCAAAGATGGTAGGTACGGGCGGAAAAGTAATCTCGGCGGACCTGCAGGAAGGGATGCTCGTTGAGCTTGCGAGGAAGATCAGGGGCACCGAATTGGAAAGAATAATCAAGCGCGTGCAATGCGCTAAAGATTCGATCAACGTGTCTGATAGAGTTGACTTCATTCTAGCTTTCTACATGGCTCACGAAGTCCCCGACAAGAGCTCCCTCTTCAGGCAGCTTAAGGAGGTCTTGAATGTGGACGGAAAGATCCTCCTTGTTGAGCCGAAGTTTTTCCATGTTTCACGCGAAGAATTTGAAAGTACCACCACGCTTGCCGAGAGCATCGGATTCAATGTTCACCGAGGTCCCAGGCTCCCATTCAGCTGGTCTGCGGTGTTGATGAACGCCTGA
- a CDS encoding GAF domain-containing SpoIIE family protein phosphatase, translating to MKINKRDEQAQDFVLLHRVAQRINSNLDLDSLLEEIVNDVSQTIGCSRLAVLLKDDRTNELVVGADCGGDANQHMKGDRFKIGEYGMVGHVGATEQTYYAPDVSVDPYYRVSDSQTRSEVDIPLRSNGKLIGVFNAQHKELNAFTPDRIELLEALAGHIATAIENARMFQRERNEKERMSKELLEAQSIQRSLFPPSPPVVSGFTVDGTCLPCREVGGDWFDYVPLSDGRLAVVLADVSGKGMGAAMLMSSTRSVLRLVAESGLSPAKVLGRVNHVLLTDFPAARFVTMVYAILDPKERSVVFANAGHCLPLLIDGASLPDFLSTDAGLPLGVKEISFSERTVIMKPGSRLVFYSDGLTEAINLSLELYGEKRLTDKLSDRSLSIADLLRDVETFREGYPVCDDLTVVMIEAK from the coding sequence ATGAAGATCAATAAGCGGGACGAGCAAGCGCAGGATTTCGTCCTGCTGCACCGCGTGGCGCAACGGATCAATTCGAACCTGGATCTCGATTCCCTTTTGGAGGAGATCGTCAACGACGTTTCCCAGACAATCGGCTGCTCACGTCTTGCCGTCCTGTTGAAGGATGACCGCACGAATGAGCTCGTCGTTGGAGCGGATTGCGGCGGCGATGCAAATCAACACATGAAAGGTGATCGCTTCAAGATCGGCGAGTACGGGATGGTCGGACACGTCGGCGCCACCGAGCAAACTTATTACGCGCCCGATGTCAGCGTAGACCCTTACTACCGCGTGAGCGACAGCCAGACCCGCTCGGAGGTAGACATACCTTTGCGGTCTAATGGGAAACTAATCGGCGTCTTCAACGCACAGCACAAGGAGCTCAACGCTTTTACGCCGGACCGTATCGAGCTTCTCGAGGCGCTTGCGGGACACATCGCCACAGCGATAGAAAACGCCCGCATGTTCCAGCGCGAACGCAATGAAAAGGAACGAATGTCAAAGGAATTGTTGGAGGCGCAGAGCATACAACGCAGCCTGTTTCCTCCATCGCCTCCTGTTGTCTCCGGATTCACAGTCGACGGCACTTGTCTTCCCTGCCGCGAGGTTGGAGGCGATTGGTTCGATTACGTCCCGCTTAGTGATGGTCGTCTGGCAGTTGTCCTGGCGGATGTTTCGGGGAAAGGAATGGGAGCAGCCATGCTTATGTCATCTACCCGATCAGTGCTCCGTCTGGTTGCAGAGAGCGGACTATCGCCGGCTAAAGTTCTGGGCCGTGTCAATCATGTCCTGCTGACAGATTTCCCGGCAGCAAGGTTCGTTACAATGGTGTACGCAATTCTCGACCCGAAGGAAAGGAGCGTCGTTTTTGCGAATGCCGGGCATTGCCTTCCGCTGCTTATCGATGGAGCCAGCTTGCCGGATTTCCTTTCGACAGATGCGGGACTCCCTCTGGGAGTAAAGGAAATTTCTTTCTCCGAGCGAACGGTGATAATGAAGCCCGGGAGCAGGCTCGTGTTCTATTCGGACGGACTGACCGAAGCTATCAACCTGTCACTAGAACTGTATGGCGAAAAGCGCCTGACCGATAAACTTTCAGACCGCTCATTGTCGATTGCGGACCTGTTGCGAGACGTCGAGACGTTTAGAGAGGGTTATCCCGTGTGCGACGATCTCACCGTGGTAATGATAGAAGCAAAATAA
- a CDS encoding extradiol dioxygenase, which produces MSIIGAHSIIYSRKPESDRAFLKDVLKLPNVDIGEGWLIFALPPAEVAIHPSDENDIHELYLMCDNVKRFVSEMNSHAIVCGPIQNRDWGLLTEVKLPGGGKLGVYQPRHKSPNAITRRTRKRMIRPSTKERKAVRKSGK; this is translated from the coding sequence ATGAGTATTATCGGTGCCCATTCCATCATTTACAGCAGGAAGCCTGAGTCTGACCGAGCTTTCTTAAAGGACGTGCTGAAACTGCCCAACGTGGACATCGGTGAGGGTTGGCTGATCTTCGCGCTGCCACCCGCTGAGGTCGCGATCCATCCCTCGGATGAAAACGATATTCATGAACTGTATTTGATGTGTGACAACGTAAAGAGATTTGTTTCCGAGATGAACAGTCACGCTATCGTTTGCGGCCCCATCCAGAATCGCGACTGGGGACTGCTCACCGAGGTCAAATTGCCGGGCGGAGGCAAGCTCGGAGTCTATCAGCCCCGCCACAAGAGTCCAAATGCCATTACCAGGCGAACACGAAAGAGAATGATCAGGCCGTCAACGAAGGAGAGAAAGGCCGTAAGAAAATCGGGCAAATGA